One genomic segment of Corynebacterium durum includes these proteins:
- the pgi gene encoding glucose-6-phosphate isomerase — translation MASDITSTTQWKALENHHNSLREVTLRELFDADPSRASTLTFNAAGLHVDLSKNRVNDETLALLIDLANAAGLKEKTEAMFTGAHLNNTEDRAVLHTALRLPVEEDLVVDSQDVAADVHDVLGRMRDFAHALRSGDWLGHTGHTIKTIVNIGIGGSDLGPAMATLALREYATAGITARFVSNVDPADLVSKLDGLDPGSTLFVVASKTFTTQETLANATAARRWLLDAFDGDQAAVAKHFVAVSTNAEKVAEFGIDTNNMFGFWNWVGGRYSVDSAIGLSLMAVIGPLDFMRFLDGFHAMDEHFRTTPLEKNVPALMGLLGIWYTDFFDAQTHAVLPYSQDLARFPAYLQQLTMESNGKSVRHDGTAVTCDTGEIYWGEPGTNGQHAFFQLMHQGTRLIPADFIGFARPKTDLATADGTGSMHDLLMSNFFAQTKVLAFGKNAVEISGEGVPVDLINHKVMPGNRPSTTILAQELTPFVLGALIALYEHITFVQGVVWDINSFDQWGVELGKKQANDLLPAVTGAAAPESGDPSTDSLIEWYRANR, via the coding sequence ATGGCATCCGACATCACCTCCACTACCCAGTGGAAAGCGTTGGAAAACCACCACAATTCGCTACGGGAAGTAACACTGCGCGAGCTTTTCGACGCCGACCCCTCCCGCGCCTCCACACTCACCTTCAACGCTGCGGGTTTGCATGTTGACCTCTCTAAAAACCGCGTGAACGATGAAACCCTGGCGCTGCTCATTGACCTTGCCAACGCCGCTGGGCTCAAAGAAAAAACGGAAGCCATGTTCACCGGCGCCCACCTCAACAACACCGAGGATCGTGCCGTACTACACACCGCGCTGCGGCTACCCGTGGAGGAAGACCTAGTAGTGGACAGCCAAGACGTCGCTGCTGACGTGCACGACGTGCTTGGGCGGATGCGTGATTTTGCTCATGCCCTGCGCTCCGGCGACTGGCTGGGACACACCGGGCACACCATCAAAACAATCGTCAACATTGGTATCGGCGGCTCCGATCTCGGCCCCGCGATGGCGACGCTTGCCCTGCGGGAATACGCCACCGCTGGAATTACCGCCCGCTTTGTTTCCAACGTTGACCCAGCAGACTTGGTGAGCAAACTTGACGGCCTAGACCCTGGCTCCACGTTGTTTGTGGTGGCATCCAAGACCTTCACCACCCAGGAAACCCTGGCCAATGCCACTGCTGCACGGCGCTGGCTTCTTGATGCCTTCGATGGCGACCAGGCCGCCGTGGCCAAGCACTTCGTCGCCGTCTCCACCAACGCCGAGAAAGTCGCCGAATTTGGCATAGACACCAACAACATGTTCGGCTTTTGGAACTGGGTGGGCGGCCGCTACTCCGTCGATTCGGCTATCGGGCTCTCGCTCATGGCTGTGATCGGCCCCCTGGACTTTATGCGCTTCCTCGACGGCTTCCACGCCATGGACGAGCACTTCCGCACCACCCCGCTTGAAAAAAACGTGCCCGCACTCATGGGTCTGCTGGGAATCTGGTACACCGACTTCTTCGACGCACAAACCCACGCTGTGCTGCCTTATTCCCAGGACCTCGCACGCTTCCCCGCCTATCTGCAGCAACTCACCATGGAATCCAACGGCAAATCCGTCCGCCACGACGGAACCGCCGTCACTTGCGACACTGGCGAAATCTACTGGGGCGAACCGGGGACCAACGGGCAACACGCCTTCTTCCAGCTCATGCACCAAGGAACCAGGCTCATCCCAGCCGACTTCATCGGGTTTGCCCGGCCTAAAACCGATCTGGCAACCGCCGACGGCACAGGCAGCATGCACGACCTGCTCATGAGCAACTTCTTCGCACAAACCAAAGTCCTCGCCTTTGGCAAAAACGCGGTAGAAATCTCCGGCGAAGGCGTGCCTGTGGACCTGATCAACCACAAAGTCATGCCCGGCAACCGCCCCTCCACCACCATCCTCGCACAAGAACTCACCCCGTTTGTGCTGGGCGCACTCATCGCGCTCTACGAGCACATTACCTTCGTGCAAGGCGTGGTGTGGGACATCAACTCCTTCGACCAGTGGGGCGTGGAACTCGGTAAAAAGCAAGCCAACGACCTGCTCCCCGCCGTGACTGGCGCAGCAGCGCCTGAATCAGGTGATCCGTCCACCGATTCTTTGATCGAGTGGTACCGCGCCAACCGGTAG
- a CDS encoding NAD-dependent succinate-semialdehyde dehydrogenase, translating to MSYTPTGLFMNGDYTDASDGGTFAVYNPSTGAELAQVASATAEDARRALDMAVDKQAEWAAMSTRERSEILYRTYELLLDVTSELSLLQSLELGRALPDCQAEVAYAAEFFRWFAEEAVRVRGDFRPSPTDNARFLVTQQPVGPVLAVTPWNFPLAMGARKLAPALAAGCTAIVKPASKTPLTMLYLAVVLRESGLPDGVLSVLPTANASVISDLLDDPRLRKLTFTGSTGVGQQLAAKAAQHTTRVSLELGGNAPYIVLDDAAVDLAAREVAVAKMRGAGQVCIAANRFLVHESLVDEFVPAVVEQMKSFTMGPGYEDGVTLGALSGPDQVDSVAELVDDAIVAGATLCLGGIREEGEGSFYPATVLTEVPAESRIAKEEIFGPVVAIQTFSTDAEAIRLANDTHFGLAAYVFSESLERALNVAESLEVGMVSINKGALSDPAAPFGGVKESGVGREGGFEGIREFLETKLISIPPR from the coding sequence ATGAGCTACACCCCAACGGGGCTCTTTATGAACGGCGACTACACCGACGCCTCTGATGGCGGCACGTTTGCGGTGTATAACCCGTCAACGGGCGCGGAGTTAGCCCAGGTAGCGTCGGCCACGGCGGAGGATGCGCGCCGGGCGTTAGACATGGCCGTCGATAAGCAGGCAGAGTGGGCGGCTATGTCCACGCGGGAGCGTTCGGAGATTCTATACCGTACGTACGAGCTATTGCTGGATGTTACGTCGGAGTTGTCGCTGCTTCAGAGTTTAGAGTTGGGTCGCGCTTTGCCGGATTGCCAGGCTGAGGTGGCGTACGCTGCCGAGTTTTTCCGTTGGTTTGCGGAGGAGGCGGTGCGGGTTCGCGGTGATTTCCGCCCCAGCCCCACCGATAATGCGCGCTTCCTAGTGACTCAGCAGCCGGTGGGTCCGGTGCTTGCAGTGACGCCGTGGAATTTCCCGCTGGCGATGGGCGCTCGCAAGCTTGCCCCAGCGTTGGCGGCGGGCTGCACGGCGATTGTGAAACCGGCATCGAAAACCCCGCTGACCATGTTGTATCTTGCGGTGGTTCTCCGGGAGTCGGGCCTGCCGGACGGAGTGCTCAGCGTGCTGCCCACGGCCAATGCTTCAGTGATTTCGGATCTGCTGGATGATCCACGCCTGCGCAAGCTCACCTTCACCGGCTCGACGGGGGTGGGGCAGCAGCTCGCTGCGAAGGCCGCCCAGCACACCACGCGCGTCAGCCTGGAGCTCGGCGGTAACGCGCCGTACATTGTGCTTGACGACGCCGCGGTGGACCTCGCCGCACGCGAGGTTGCGGTGGCGAAGATGCGCGGCGCGGGACAGGTGTGTATCGCGGCGAACCGCTTCCTGGTGCACGAGTCCCTGGTGGATGAGTTCGTGCCCGCTGTGGTGGAGCAGATGAAGAGCTTCACCATGGGGCCGGGTTACGAGGACGGCGTAACGTTGGGTGCACTGTCCGGGCCGGATCAGGTGGATTCGGTGGCGGAACTCGTCGACGATGCGATTGTCGCAGGCGCGACCCTATGCCTGGGCGGGATTCGTGAGGAAGGGGAGGGGTCGTTTTACCCCGCCACAGTGCTCACGGAGGTTCCAGCTGAGTCCAGGATTGCCAAGGAGGAGATTTTCGGCCCAGTAGTGGCGATTCAGACCTTTAGCACCGATGCGGAGGCGATTCGCCTGGCTAACGACACTCACTTTGGCCTGGCGGCCTACGTGTTCAGTGAATCCTTGGAGCGCGCGCTGAACGTGGCGGAGTCTCTGGAGGTGGGCATGGTGTCCATCAACAAGGGGGCGCTGTCCGATCCGGCAGCCCCGTTTGGCGGTGTGAAGGAGTCGGGTGTCGGCCGCGAGGGCGGTTTCGAGGGGATTCGCGAATTCCTGGAAACCAAGCTGATTTCCATTCCGCCCCGCTAG
- a CDS encoding chorismate mutase, with protein MPENFEIRMPSGTDDPLSDAEIQRYREEINRLDREILDAVKRRSDISKAIGKTRMGSGGTRLVYTRELAIINQFREELGEEGPALANILLRLGRGRLG; from the coding sequence ATGCCCGAAAACTTTGAGATCCGCATGCCGTCCGGCACCGATGACCCCCTGTCTGATGCGGAAATCCAGCGGTACCGGGAAGAAATCAACCGGCTGGACCGCGAAATCTTGGATGCTGTGAAACGCCGCAGCGACATCTCCAAAGCCATCGGAAAGACACGCATGGGCTCAGGCGGCACCCGGCTGGTCTACACGCGAGAGCTAGCCATTATCAACCAGTTCCGCGAAGAACTCGGCGAAGAAGGCCCCGCCCTGGCAAACATTCTCCTGCGTTTAGGACGCGGACGCTTAGGCTAG
- the pcrA gene encoding DNA helicase PcrA: protein MENSRDLTAGLNPQQKEAVEHTGVPLLIVAGAGSGKTAVLTRRIAYLLQHRGVHPGQILAITFTNKAAAEMRERVMDVVGPVAERMWVSTFHSTCVRILRQHASMIPGLNTNFSIYDSDDSRRLLAQIAKDMQLDLKKFTARSLATAISNLKNELVSPQDAATEAEKTRNEFEVVVAKVYADYQAQLRRANAVDFDDLIGEVVGIFQRHPEVAEHYRRRFRHVLIDEYQDTNHAQYMLVSTLVGKPTDDPYAAPPSELCVVGDADQSIYAFRGATIRNIEEFERDYPQARTILLEQNYRSTQNILSAANAVIAQNEGRRDKRLWTALGDGEKLVGYVADNEQDEARFIAQEIDNLADDGASFSDIAVMYRTNNSSRALEDVFIRTGIPYKVVGGTRFYERKEIRDIVAYLRVLDNPDDSVSLRRIINTPRRGIGDRAQAFIALHADTNGMSFGSALIDAANGKVSMLGTRAKNAVAKFVDMMDGLRFIAQTSINEDTNLPDLGAIVSSILDVTGYRSELEVSNDPQDGTRLDNLNELVSVAREFTSDVATMLAYADDEQQQDTGEPEPGSLQAFLERVSLVADADQLPDNDQGVVTLMTLHTAKGLEFPIVFLTGWEDGQFPHLRALGNPRELAEERRLAYVGITRAQRRLYVSRALMRASWGNPVTNPPSRFLQEIPGDLVDWRREEPQAQSWNEWDDWGESSYQASSRPWQPPAAPSPQRGGGRNKELKLAVGDRVNHEKYGLGTVLEVNGTGVRATVVIDFGSSGTVRLMLIGGLPMEKL from the coding sequence ATGGAAAATTCGCGTGATCTCACTGCGGGGTTGAATCCGCAACAGAAAGAAGCTGTGGAGCATACCGGTGTGCCGTTGCTGATCGTGGCAGGTGCCGGCTCTGGGAAAACAGCGGTATTGACCCGCCGGATCGCGTATTTGCTGCAGCACCGTGGGGTGCATCCGGGCCAGATTTTGGCGATCACATTTACGAATAAAGCCGCTGCGGAAATGCGGGAACGTGTCATGGATGTGGTGGGTCCGGTTGCAGAACGCATGTGGGTGTCCACTTTCCACTCGACGTGTGTAAGGATCCTGCGTCAGCATGCGAGCATGATCCCCGGCTTGAACACTAATTTTTCCATCTATGATTCGGACGATTCCCGGCGACTGCTCGCGCAGATTGCCAAGGATATGCAGCTGGATCTGAAAAAGTTCACTGCGCGTTCCTTGGCCACGGCTATTTCCAATTTGAAGAATGAGTTGGTCTCGCCGCAGGATGCTGCCACCGAGGCGGAGAAAACCCGCAACGAGTTCGAGGTGGTGGTGGCCAAGGTCTACGCCGATTATCAGGCGCAGTTGCGCCGCGCCAACGCCGTGGATTTTGACGACCTCATCGGCGAAGTGGTGGGTATCTTCCAGCGGCACCCTGAGGTGGCAGAGCATTATCGACGCCGCTTCCGCCACGTCCTCATTGACGAGTACCAGGACACCAACCACGCCCAGTACATGCTGGTGTCAACGCTGGTGGGTAAGCCCACGGACGATCCTTATGCGGCGCCCCCGAGCGAATTGTGCGTGGTGGGTGACGCAGACCAGTCCATTTACGCTTTCCGTGGTGCGACGATCCGCAACATTGAGGAATTCGAGCGGGACTACCCACAGGCGCGCACGATTCTTCTGGAGCAGAATTACCGTTCGACACAGAACATTCTTTCCGCTGCGAACGCGGTGATTGCCCAGAACGAGGGACGTCGGGATAAACGGCTATGGACTGCCCTAGGGGACGGGGAGAAGCTGGTCGGCTATGTGGCGGATAACGAGCAGGACGAGGCGCGTTTTATTGCCCAGGAAATTGACAACCTTGCCGATGACGGGGCGTCGTTTAGCGACATTGCAGTGATGTACCGCACGAATAATTCCTCCCGGGCGCTGGAAGATGTGTTCATTCGTACGGGCATTCCGTACAAAGTTGTGGGCGGCACCCGCTTCTACGAGCGCAAGGAAATCCGCGACATTGTGGCCTACCTGCGTGTACTGGATAACCCAGACGACAGTGTGTCGCTGCGGCGCATCATTAACACCCCGCGCCGCGGTATCGGGGACCGCGCGCAAGCCTTCATTGCCTTGCACGCCGACACCAATGGCATGAGCTTCGGTTCTGCGCTTATCGACGCCGCGAACGGCAAGGTCAGCATGCTAGGCACCCGCGCCAAAAACGCCGTGGCAAAGTTCGTGGACATGATGGACGGCCTGCGTTTTATCGCGCAGACCTCCATCAATGAAGACACAAACTTGCCGGACCTGGGGGCGATCGTGTCGTCGATTTTGGACGTGACTGGGTACCGCAGCGAACTGGAGGTATCCAACGACCCGCAAGATGGCACCCGTCTGGATAACCTCAACGAGCTGGTCTCCGTCGCTAGGGAATTCACCTCCGATGTGGCCACCATGCTGGCCTACGCGGACGATGAGCAGCAGCAGGATACGGGGGAGCCGGAACCCGGGAGCCTTCAGGCGTTTCTGGAACGCGTATCTCTAGTCGCGGACGCGGATCAGCTTCCCGACAACGATCAGGGTGTGGTGACCCTCATGACCTTGCACACGGCGAAAGGGTTGGAGTTTCCCATCGTGTTCCTCACTGGATGGGAGGACGGTCAGTTCCCGCATCTGCGTGCGCTGGGAAACCCGCGTGAGCTCGCCGAGGAGCGCCGTTTAGCATATGTGGGTATAACGCGTGCCCAACGGCGTTTGTACGTCTCTAGAGCGCTGATGAGGGCTTCCTGGGGCAATCCTGTGACCAACCCGCCGTCGCGCTTCCTCCAAGAGATACCCGGCGATCTGGTGGACTGGCGTCGAGAGGAACCACAAGCCCAGTCCTGGAATGAGTGGGACGACTGGGGTGAGAGCTCCTACCAAGCCTCATCAAGGCCGTGGCAGCCACCCGCCGCCCCCAGCCCCCAGCGTGGCGGGGGACGCAACAAGGAGCTGAAACTTGCGGTGGGGGACCGCGTGAACCACGAAAAATACGGTCTGGGTACCGTGCTCGAGGTCAACGGCACTGGCGTGCGCGCGACCGTGGTTATTGATTTTGGCTCGTCTGGGACGGTCCGGTTGATGCTTATTGGTGGTCTTCCGATGGAGAAGCTGTGA
- a CDS encoding TetR/AcrR family transcriptional regulator has protein sequence MDEPPLTLSLREQRHIEAVHHVTTIAFELFEQQGYQNTTIAQIAKAAKISEATFYRWFGTKEGLITTDPLRNQGGSMLKLIDLDDLIGSIDRIAATSNFSGMTYILQEPSVRVAINAELDDYAEQLIPDLQQRGHSPLKARVLARSLVFGVYFGSLEQWYLDGSVRPLRDVFYDALTSTGFMEQLTASPSEDHQ, from the coding sequence GTGGATGAGCCACCCCTAACACTAAGCCTGCGCGAACAACGACACATTGAGGCGGTGCATCACGTCACCACCATTGCGTTCGAGCTGTTTGAACAGCAGGGATACCAAAACACCACCATCGCGCAAATCGCCAAAGCCGCGAAGATTTCCGAAGCAACGTTTTACCGCTGGTTCGGCACCAAGGAAGGGCTCATCACCACAGATCCGCTGCGCAATCAGGGCGGAAGCATGCTGAAGCTCATTGATCTCGATGACCTCATCGGATCCATTGATCGGATTGCCGCCACCTCGAATTTTTCGGGAATGACCTACATCCTGCAGGAACCGTCTGTCCGCGTAGCCATCAACGCCGAACTTGATGACTACGCCGAACAACTTATCCCTGACCTACAACAACGTGGGCATTCCCCTCTCAAGGCGCGCGTACTCGCGCGGTCACTGGTGTTCGGTGTCTACTTCGGCAGCCTGGAACAGTGGTATCTCGACGGCAGTGTCCGCCCCCTGAGGGATGTGTTTTACGACGCCCTGACCAGCACAGGATTCATGGAACAGCTCACAGCTTCTCCATCGGAAGACCACCAATAA
- a CDS encoding flavodoxin family protein has protein sequence MTLYVITESFFGNTRRIGEVIATELDVVLYGAASAPTDFADGDAVIVGAPTHNGRLPTPATREKALAMEGARMYDNCAGLLEWLEEVRGNGSSVRAAAFDTVVPGGAWFGSAAKRSVKKLKRIGFQVDTPAEHFLVAGTPPVLRDGELVHARDWAARLAERWQVG, from the coding sequence ATGACTCTCTATGTGATTACCGAATCATTCTTCGGTAACACTCGACGTATCGGTGAAGTGATTGCCACCGAACTTGATGTTGTCCTTTACGGTGCCGCGAGTGCGCCAACGGATTTTGCCGATGGCGATGCCGTCATTGTTGGCGCACCCACCCACAATGGCCGCCTACCCACGCCCGCGACTCGTGAGAAAGCGCTGGCCATGGAAGGTGCGCGGATGTATGACAACTGCGCTGGACTTTTGGAATGGCTGGAAGAAGTTCGTGGCAACGGTAGCAGTGTCCGCGCGGCGGCCTTTGACACCGTTGTGCCTGGTGGTGCGTGGTTTGGTTCTGCTGCGAAGCGATCAGTAAAGAAGCTCAAGCGTATCGGCTTTCAGGTGGATACTCCCGCTGAGCATTTTCTTGTTGCCGGCACTCCGCCGGTTTTGCGGGATGGCGAATTGGTCCACGCCCGTGACTGGGCAGCGCGTCTTGCTGAGCGGTGGCAGGTTGGGTAA
- a CDS encoding M23 family metallopeptidase: protein MQQNAKRKTGGAHRKQTVSPAAKSRVALLAMATGAVSTAGAGGAAAAHAQANTTENHSIELASDASSSSLPLDAAPQILSISEFKPVSNLSEQLTKAIHYNEERVAADEAARAPQVAAPTQGTFTSPFGPRWGTMHNGIDIANNIGTPINAVMDGTVIDSGPASGYGQWIRLRHDDGTITVYGHMETLDVSVGEHVTAGQKIAGMGSRGFSTGSHLHFEVHPGGGGPVDPVPWLAERGISV from the coding sequence ATGCAACAGAACGCTAAGCGGAAAACCGGCGGCGCCCACCGCAAGCAGACTGTATCGCCCGCAGCCAAGAGCCGCGTAGCACTGCTCGCAATGGCAACCGGAGCAGTCTCCACCGCAGGAGCAGGTGGAGCTGCAGCGGCACATGCACAGGCGAACACCACCGAGAATCATTCCATCGAGCTGGCAAGCGACGCTTCATCCTCGTCCCTTCCATTGGATGCCGCACCCCAGATCCTCTCAATCTCTGAGTTCAAGCCGGTATCTAACCTCAGCGAACAGCTCACCAAAGCTATCCACTACAACGAAGAGCGCGTCGCAGCCGACGAAGCAGCCCGCGCCCCACAGGTCGCCGCACCAACGCAAGGCACCTTCACCTCCCCCTTCGGCCCCCGCTGGGGCACAATGCACAACGGCATTGACATCGCCAACAACATTGGCACCCCGATCAACGCAGTCATGGACGGAACCGTCATCGACTCCGGCCCAGCCTCCGGCTACGGGCAGTGGATCCGCCTCCGCCATGACGATGGCACTATCACCGTCTACGGCCACATGGAAACCCTTGACGTATCCGTCGGTGAGCACGTGACCGCAGGCCAGAAGATCGCCGGAATGGGCAGCCGTGGCTTCTCCACAGGTTCCCACTTACACTTCGAGGTCCACCCTGGTGGCGGAGGCCCCGTTGACCCGGTTCCGTGGCTCGCAGAGCGAGGCATCTCCGTTTAA
- a CDS encoding cell division protein PerM, whose product MSKKSSPQARSVRRPRSRGRIDSDVRSVPQARRGRQSGREKETDRVSLKGRITYFLPFTVVPNVIIVSVLLMLAIAGLMFTNTTLVALPATVAQLWLLFNASPLSGDGQVVAAVPILPALILVAVLSNRVFKAVKDKVSLADLNVLVGLALGFPLTLTLISWAMLLDAASVFPVDAPPLLAALGRTLLVHVLVLVIGMGSRLWRALCRRFGLPQWIVDANFTALKFLGSVSVAGLLLSVIMMAAHTSSLGQLFSNFHGVGAAGLVLLSLLYLPNVMVGSSSVLLGGEYHFGDAWVSLFGSHTVPFPTLPWFVVIPQTVYPFAGALLIIPVVLAVWGVRGRLDRTDQPFAEMIVSGLFTGLYTLIACLLITGRMGVYSQTGPMTWLTAVLAVAWLSGVGLLVSGVQNMMGRRAAAMPLPPEPDYPNDPEDLDYPDDEEGADKETTEDPAEETEEEVDDSDDLHEIDEDVDEYADEDPESDPESNPEIQEPESTQEFTQRD is encoded by the coding sequence GTGAGTAAAAAGTCGAGTCCACAAGCACGTTCGGTGCGTCGTCCGCGTTCGCGTGGGCGCATAGATTCGGATGTGCGAAGTGTCCCGCAGGCACGTCGGGGGCGGCAATCAGGGCGTGAAAAAGAGACGGATCGGGTGAGTCTGAAAGGGCGGATTACCTATTTCCTACCTTTCACCGTGGTACCTAATGTGATTATCGTCTCAGTCCTGTTGATGCTGGCCATAGCAGGTTTGATGTTTACGAACACGACATTAGTGGCACTTCCGGCGACAGTTGCCCAGCTCTGGCTGCTGTTTAACGCCTCTCCATTATCGGGTGACGGGCAGGTGGTCGCTGCCGTACCGATTCTTCCTGCGCTTATCCTCGTCGCCGTGCTGAGCAACCGCGTGTTCAAGGCGGTCAAGGATAAGGTCAGTTTGGCCGACTTGAATGTACTGGTGGGGCTGGCGCTGGGCTTTCCGCTTACTTTGACGCTTATCTCCTGGGCCATGCTTCTCGACGCCGCGTCCGTCTTCCCGGTTGATGCGCCGCCGCTGTTGGCTGCCTTAGGGCGCACACTGCTGGTGCACGTTTTGGTGCTGGTGATTGGTATGGGGAGCAGGTTGTGGCGTGCGTTGTGTCGTCGTTTCGGCCTGCCGCAGTGGATTGTGGACGCGAATTTCACGGCGTTGAAGTTCCTGGGCTCAGTGAGCGTGGCCGGGCTGCTGTTGTCTGTGATCATGATGGCCGCCCACACCAGTTCGCTGGGGCAACTGTTTTCCAACTTCCACGGCGTGGGCGCGGCGGGTTTGGTGCTGCTGTCGCTTCTGTACCTCCCAAACGTCATGGTCGGGTCGAGTTCTGTGCTGTTGGGCGGCGAGTACCACTTTGGGGACGCCTGGGTCTCGTTGTTTGGCTCCCACACAGTTCCCTTTCCGACGCTGCCTTGGTTTGTGGTGATTCCTCAGACTGTGTACCCCTTTGCCGGTGCGTTGCTGATCATTCCGGTGGTGCTGGCTGTGTGGGGGGTGCGTGGCCGCCTAGATCGCACGGATCAGCCCTTTGCTGAGATGATCGTCTCCGGCTTGTTCACCGGGCTATACACACTGATTGCGTGCCTGCTCATTACGGGACGCATGGGTGTCTATAGCCAGACCGGCCCCATGACATGGTTGACTGCGGTGCTGGCGGTGGCGTGGCTGTCTGGGGTGGGGCTCTTGGTCTCTGGGGTTCAGAACATGATGGGTCGTCGTGCGGCAGCGATGCCGTTGCCGCCTGAGCCGGATTACCCGAATGATCCAGAAGATCTGGACTACCCGGATGATGAAGAAGGGGCAGATAAAGAAACGACAGAGGACCCTGCAGAAGAAACAGAAGAAGAAGTGGACGACTCTGACGACCTCCATGAGATAGATGAGGACGTTGACGAGTACGCAGACGAAGACCCTGAAAGTGATCCCGAAAGCAACCCCGAGATCCAAGAGCCGGAATCCACTCAGGAATTCACTCAAAGGGATTAA
- the purN gene encoding phosphoribosylglycinamide formyltransferase, producing the protein MRVVILASGTGTLAQAIIDAADKHYTVVGVVADQPCQAIARAEAAGISHTVVELGEDRQEWNRRLAAAVDTHRPDLVVSAGFMRILGPEFLGVFGGKVINTHPALLPSFPGAHAVRDALAHGVKVTGTTVHYVDEGVDTGPIIAQEAVVIQPDDTEDTLHERIKQVERALIVSVLKNERFASV; encoded by the coding sequence ATGCGAGTGGTGATTCTGGCCAGTGGAACCGGCACCCTCGCCCAGGCAATCATTGACGCGGCGGATAAGCACTACACGGTTGTTGGTGTTGTCGCTGATCAGCCGTGCCAGGCCATCGCACGCGCGGAGGCTGCAGGAATCAGCCACACTGTCGTGGAATTGGGGGAGGATCGGCAGGAGTGGAACCGTAGGCTCGCGGCGGCCGTCGATACGCATCGCCCCGATCTGGTGGTGTCGGCGGGTTTTATGCGGATCCTTGGGCCGGAATTTCTGGGTGTGTTTGGTGGGAAGGTCATTAATACACATCCGGCGTTACTGCCGTCGTTTCCGGGCGCACATGCCGTGCGGGACGCGCTGGCGCACGGAGTGAAAGTCACGGGAACGACCGTGCACTACGTAGATGAGGGCGTGGACACCGGACCCATCATTGCGCAGGAAGCCGTTGTCATCCAGCCTGACGACACGGAAGATACTCTCCACGAACGCATCAAGCAGGTGGAGCGGGCACTCATCGTGAGTGTGTTAAAAAATGAAAGGTTTGCATCCGTATGA